A genomic stretch from uncultured Cohaesibacter sp. includes:
- the flgK gene encoding flagellar hook-associated protein FlgK, with amino-acid sequence MSLSVALQVAQSALSTRQKETAILSRNITNASQEGYTRKTALVSTLQASDGSGGGVYISAISRSTDQALFRSLISSTSIGERSDAYLNGLTHLSSTIGDTNQNISPAAVLGELETALQAYGAMPSDSVLAGQVLSSAQNMASTLNAASASVQAERENADEKIAQSVAIINDQLARIETLNKEIVRGTELGSDVTDAMDARDQAVLELSAQIGIKTQTRENNDLVITTESGVMMFETTARSVTFEQTDTFSAATQGNSVRVDGVPVAGPNARMEISNGRIAGLVAVRDEAAVTYQNQLDEIAHGLITAFQESGTAGIFTHTGTPSVPAAGTLVPGLAADIQVNSALDSDHLDLIRDGITTDYNPSDHASYGDRIQQLLSNLDTSMVFNGDTGVDTTGTLKDFASSSVSWLESTRQSANTVSENQSITLNRVTESFSNATGVNIDEEMQSMLEIERSYSATAKLISTIDEMLDQLLQIAG; translated from the coding sequence ATGAGTCTATCAGTTGCTCTGCAAGTCGCCCAATCTGCCCTGAGCACGCGACAAAAAGAAACCGCCATCCTATCGCGTAATATTACCAACGCCAGTCAGGAAGGCTACACGCGCAAGACGGCATTGGTCTCAACGCTGCAAGCAAGCGACGGCTCAGGTGGTGGTGTCTATATCAGCGCCATTTCCCGGTCGACCGATCAGGCTTTGTTCCGCAGTCTCATCTCGTCCACTTCTATCGGAGAGAGAAGCGATGCCTATCTGAACGGATTGACCCATCTGTCCAGCACGATTGGTGACACGAACCAGAATATTTCCCCCGCGGCCGTCTTGGGCGAGCTGGAAACAGCCCTGCAAGCCTATGGCGCCATGCCTTCCGATTCCGTTCTGGCCGGACAGGTGCTTTCTTCCGCGCAGAATATGGCATCAACGCTGAATGCCGCGTCTGCCTCGGTACAAGCCGAGCGGGAAAATGCGGATGAGAAGATTGCCCAATCCGTGGCAATCATCAATGATCAGCTGGCGCGCATCGAAACCCTCAACAAGGAAATCGTGCGGGGAACCGAGCTTGGCTCGGATGTTACCGACGCGATGGACGCGCGTGACCAGGCTGTGCTGGAACTCTCCGCCCAGATCGGCATCAAGACCCAGACACGGGAGAATAACGATCTGGTCATCACCACCGAAAGCGGTGTGATGATGTTCGAGACCACAGCCCGCAGCGTCACCTTCGAGCAGACCGACACTTTTTCCGCTGCAACACAGGGTAATTCGGTTCGGGTGGATGGCGTTCCGGTCGCAGGCCCCAATGCCAGAATGGAAATCAGCAACGGGCGCATTGCCGGGCTGGTCGCAGTGCGCGATGAAGCTGCCGTTACCTACCAGAACCAGCTTGATGAAATCGCCCATGGTCTGATCACCGCCTTTCAGGAAAGCGGCACCGCCGGCATATTCACCCACACCGGCACGCCTTCGGTGCCAGCTGCGGGCACATTGGTTCCGGGACTGGCTGCCGATATCCAGGTCAACAGCGCCCTTGATTCCGATCATCTGGATCTCATTCGGGACGGCATCACCACGGATTACAACCCGTCTGACCATGCCAGCTACGGGGATCGCATCCAGCAACTGCTCAGCAATCTGGACACTTCCATGGTGTTCAACGGCGATACGGGCGTTGACACGACCGGCACGCTCAAGGATTTCGCGTCCTCCTCCGTGAGCTGGCTGGAATCCACGCGCCAGAGTGCCAATACCGTTTCCGAAAACCAATCCATCACCCTTAATCGGGTAACCGAATCTTTCTCCAACGCGACCGGCGTCAATATTGATGAAGAAATGCAAAGCATGCTGGAAATTGAGCGTAGCTATTCCGCGACCGCAAAATTGATCAGCACGATCGATGAAATGTTGGATCAACTTCTACAGATTGCGGGTTAA
- a CDS encoding flagellin translates to MSNSILTNTSAMTALQTLNATNKNLDATQQRISTGMRVAGAEDNAAYWSIATTMRSDNGALSAVQDALGLGAATVDTMYTAMNSTVDVMKEIKNKLVAAKEPGLDRAKIQSDISQLQNQLKSVANSAVFNSENWLVSDTTTTPTKSIVSSFSRDSSGAVQIETIDITLSDIQLFDSTGGGAGIFDTALTMGTNVTGADLSDFDISAVADSDLSGLDSLIDDVETAMGKITDAATTLGSIKTRVDLQNDFISALTDAIDRGVGQLVDADMNEESTRLKALQVQQQLGIQALSIANSGSQSILSLFQ, encoded by the coding sequence ATGTCTAACAGTATTCTGACCAACACCTCTGCAATGACTGCTTTGCAGACCCTGAACGCCACGAACAAAAATCTGGACGCTACTCAGCAGCGCATTTCCACTGGTATGCGTGTTGCCGGAGCAGAAGACAACGCTGCCTACTGGTCCATCGCAACAACCATGCGTTCCGATAATGGCGCTCTTTCTGCAGTGCAGGATGCGCTCGGTCTTGGTGCCGCTACCGTGGACACCATGTATACGGCCATGAACTCTACCGTTGATGTGATGAAAGAGATCAAGAACAAACTGGTTGCTGCCAAGGAACCTGGTCTTGATCGTGCCAAAATCCAGTCTGACATCTCTCAGCTTCAGAACCAGTTGAAATCCGTTGCGAACTCCGCTGTGTTCAACTCCGAAAACTGGCTCGTCAGCGACACCACTACGACACCGACCAAAAGCATCGTCAGTTCCTTCAGCCGTGACAGCTCTGGTGCCGTTCAGATTGAAACGATTGATATCACTCTGTCCGACATTCAGCTGTTCGACTCCACTGGCGGTGGTGCAGGTATCTTCGATACTGCCTTGACGATGGGTACCAATGTTACTGGTGCAGATCTGTCTGACTTCGACATCTCTGCCGTTGCAGATTCCGATCTTTCCGGTCTTGATTCCCTGATCGACGACGTTGAAACCGCCATGGGCAAGATCACTGATGCTGCAACCACTCTTGGTTCGATCAAAACCCGCGTTGATCTGCAGAATGACTTCATTTCTGCTCTGACTGACGCAATTGATCGTGGTGTCGGCCAGCTGGTTGATGCAGACATGAACGAAGAATCCACCCGCCTGAAAGCTCTTCAGGTACAGCAGCAGCTCGGCATTCAGGCTCTCTCGATTGCCAACTCTGGTTCTCAGAGCATTCTGTCTCTGTTCCAGTAA
- a CDS encoding flagellar hook-length control protein FliK, whose protein sequence is MPSQTIPAAGANANTKVLFSGKRSVHGDSQHKQQAHDNSASSGDEAEQANNDEVAELEKKSHKRWANRTNGDTGPSPFEKLFDLVSPDANEMATMTAAADGAKDQTALKTDFKSVQQLLAQAGFGQVSDGAAAGRLAGTNGDLPGQAAKSHLPGQLSAEAALADKQKANGLPQTGAQSTLGQAAAEASAAKDNKALFQSLSQTPEKVALGSIDQLARNAGSNPADPGNLKAYSLDTRATSAFDTVMPIVRDAMLTPTQKAQRDGFSVLKQETHFAPMDMLETASLASSQTGLATANSVLRQIGDALSGSLKGQGAANPDSAFDSQFSGGLKLHRSGDVLRVLDIQLHPADLGKVRLSVRLNDNNIEVRIEASKAETAKMLETNQHELNKLLQKAGYHADRIAVVAMDDKSTSQILPPSSNDSLNQQNGQDRPGSSWSNNGSEGQEGQQQQSGARDEGGLFSMESFDENNDGAHHDGTPESQPYRGLTL, encoded by the coding sequence ATGCCTAGTCAGACCATTCCCGCCGCAGGGGCCAACGCAAACACCAAGGTCCTATTTTCCGGAAAACGCTCTGTTCATGGAGACAGTCAGCATAAGCAGCAGGCCCATGACAACAGCGCCTCCTCTGGCGACGAGGCCGAACAGGCCAACAATGATGAAGTGGCAGAACTTGAAAAGAAATCCCACAAGAGGTGGGCTAACAGGACCAATGGCGACACCGGCCCTTCACCCTTTGAGAAGCTGTTTGATCTTGTCTCGCCTGATGCCAATGAAATGGCGACCATGACAGCGGCGGCCGATGGCGCCAAAGACCAGACTGCCCTGAAAACCGATTTCAAATCCGTCCAGCAACTGCTGGCGCAAGCAGGTTTCGGGCAAGTGTCTGATGGTGCAGCAGCTGGCAGGCTTGCAGGCACCAACGGTGATCTTCCGGGACAGGCTGCCAAAAGCCACCTGCCCGGGCAACTTTCTGCAGAAGCCGCCCTTGCCGATAAACAGAAGGCCAACGGCCTGCCTCAAACCGGAGCGCAAAGCACTCTGGGCCAAGCCGCAGCAGAAGCCAGCGCAGCAAAGGATAACAAGGCTCTCTTTCAATCGCTTTCCCAGACACCGGAGAAAGTTGCTCTCGGCTCGATTGATCAGCTCGCCAGAAATGCCGGATCCAACCCTGCCGATCCGGGCAATCTGAAAGCCTATTCGCTGGATACACGCGCAACATCGGCCTTTGATACAGTGATGCCGATTGTCAGGGACGCCATGTTGACGCCCACCCAGAAGGCCCAGCGCGATGGTTTCAGCGTTCTCAAGCAGGAGACCCATTTCGCGCCGATGGATATGCTCGAGACGGCGAGTCTGGCCTCATCCCAAACAGGTCTTGCCACGGCCAATTCCGTGCTTCGGCAAATCGGAGATGCGCTGAGCGGTAGCCTCAAGGGGCAGGGTGCAGCCAATCCTGACAGCGCTTTTGATTCACAATTCTCAGGTGGATTGAAGCTGCATCGCAGTGGCGATGTGCTGCGGGTGCTCGACATCCAGCTGCATCCGGCAGATCTGGGCAAGGTGCGTCTTTCCGTGCGCCTGAATGACAATAATATCGAGGTGCGGATCGAAGCGTCCAAGGCCGAGACCGCCAAAATGCTTGAGACCAATCAGCATGAGCTTAACAAACTGCTGCAAAAGGCTGGCTATCATGCGGACCGCATTGCCGTGGTGGCAATGGACGACAAGAGCACATCGCAGATTCTGCCGCCCTCTTCCAATGACAGCCTGAACCAGCAAAATGGTCAGGACCGGCCCGGTTCCTCCTGGTCGAACAACGGCTCTGAGGGACAAGAAGGACAACAGCAGCAATCAGGCGCACGAGACGAAGGCGGACTCTTTTCGATGGAATCCTTTGATGAGAATAATGATGGGGCGCATCATGACGGCACACCCGAAAGTCAGCCTTATCGCGGGCTTACTCTTTAG
- the fliF gene encoding flagellar basal-body MS-ring/collar protein FliF, which yields MPGSEQAEKILANLKELGPRRLMALGLIGLMTLMLVGGGAYFLSKPQMTVLYSGLDREDITRIGSALQDSGIRFDVNTESSAVLVHHSSASRARMLLAERGLPRGDSAGYELFDNLGSLGLTSFMQEITRVRALEGELGRTIQSMKDVQSARVHIVLPEKGSFRKKDQMPSASVVIKGAGTGEFQTAQAIRYLVAAAVPGMKPAEVTVLDSSGELLASGQGKDASSAGEMAGLETLVSDRIQENIRKTLTPYLGLSNFQVSVAATLNTDKEHVAQTIFDPDSRIERSVQTVRSSESAQNASSQPPTTVEQNLPDERVDDSGSEQSVEENQRREETINYEISSKKVEQTREGYDVERLSIAVLVNRAHLLDSLGEGADEATINTAINKHIEEISQLASSAAGLSTARGDQIKVAVVDFQAGAGELDPLPPLTVTQVLLQQSGNVVNAVSILVVSTLLIWFGLRPAISALVPKPIANDNSPEDAELELGLDEQLGYVASDPSTHAGLIEELSKKLDASPVRKLERVVEMNEEQSAAILKQWFYESETA from the coding sequence ATGCCTGGAAGTGAACAAGCCGAAAAAATATTGGCAAATCTTAAAGAGCTCGGTCCCAGAAGGCTTATGGCTCTTGGTCTTATCGGGCTTATGACCCTTATGTTGGTCGGAGGGGGGGCCTATTTTCTCTCCAAACCCCAGATGACCGTGCTTTATTCCGGGCTGGACCGGGAAGACATCACGCGGATCGGCTCTGCCCTACAGGATTCAGGTATCCGGTTTGATGTGAATACGGAAAGCTCTGCGGTGCTTGTCCATCATTCCTCCGCTTCGCGCGCCCGCATGTTGCTGGCCGAAAGGGGATTGCCCCGTGGGGATAGCGCAGGCTACGAGCTTTTCGACAATCTCGGTTCGCTGGGTCTTACTTCTTTCATGCAGGAAATTACCCGTGTTCGAGCACTGGAAGGCGAGCTGGGCAGAACGATCCAGTCGATGAAGGATGTTCAGTCGGCCCGCGTCCATATCGTGCTGCCGGAAAAGGGCTCCTTCCGCAAGAAAGACCAGATGCCCTCGGCATCCGTCGTCATTAAGGGAGCTGGCACGGGCGAATTCCAGACAGCCCAGGCTATCCGCTATCTGGTGGCAGCAGCCGTTCCGGGCATGAAGCCGGCCGAAGTAACGGTTCTGGATTCCTCTGGCGAGCTGTTGGCTTCCGGACAGGGCAAGGATGCTTCCTCCGCCGGTGAAATGGCAGGGCTTGAAACGCTCGTTTCTGACCGCATTCAGGAAAATATCCGCAAGACCCTTACGCCCTATCTCGGCCTTTCCAATTTCCAGGTATCCGTAGCGGCCACTCTCAATACGGACAAAGAGCATGTGGCACAAACAATCTTTGATCCCGACAGCCGTATCGAACGCAGTGTCCAGACCGTTCGTTCAAGCGAAAGCGCTCAGAATGCCAGCTCCCAGCCACCGACCACAGTCGAGCAGAATTTGCCCGATGAACGGGTCGATGACAGCGGCAGCGAACAGTCGGTGGAAGAAAACCAGCGGCGCGAGGAAACGATCAACTACGAGATTTCGAGCAAGAAGGTCGAGCAGACCCGCGAAGGGTATGATGTTGAACGGCTCTCCATCGCAGTTCTGGTCAATCGCGCCCACCTTCTGGACAGCTTGGGCGAAGGGGCGGATGAGGCAACCATCAATACCGCCATCAACAAGCATATCGAAGAGATCAGCCAACTGGCTTCCTCTGCGGCAGGTCTGAGTACCGCCCGCGGAGACCAGATCAAGGTTGCCGTGGTTGATTTCCAGGCAGGTGCGGGTGAGCTTGATCCTCTGCCGCCACTGACGGTGACTCAGGTGCTGCTGCAACAGTCGGGCAATGTGGTCAATGCCGTCAGCATTCTGGTGGTCTCCACTTTGCTGATCTGGTTCGGTCTGCGCCCTGCAATCAGTGCTCTGGTTCCCAAGCCGATCGCCAATGACAACAGCCCTGAAGACGCAGAGCTAGAGCTTGGCCTTGACGAACAGCTGGGCTACGTGGCCTCCGACCCGAGCACCCATGCTGGATTGATTGAAGAATTATCCAAGAAGCTGGATGCCTCCCCTGTACGCAAGCTGGAGCGTGTCGTCGAGATGAACGAAGAACAGTCGGCCGCGATCCTCAAGCAGTGGTTCTATGAATCGGAGACGGCTTGA
- a CDS encoding MotB family protein gives MTDLEPTNEKELIIIRRRPELDIEKPHSGVWKIAHADFMTAMMAFFMVMWLISSTDDAAKKHIARYFNPVKLSAMTSFPRGLDDPDPKDMKVGPEATPPKTSSQQDDGRSLSQSAVPADANGQNGQQGASRSRTEETSNRPLPTYTEAEIFSDPYGVLDRIAMNGKAAASQSDDDDTSSQVLARNDSQIEGTGGEAMRDPFAPLSWRLNPLSLDEMDMTEDATSSNFSIAGIAGQEVNQTQSETGESLQAETSASGSGSSNVAPSEPGFAMASAASTAASQNAMDEQNAGTLTPGGLADADQSEGDAQQGTKRQHTAVSTQKSTGLASSDDDKATIAESAAASALDKQVDEFRTILKAALNLEPRPTIGDELTVTTSGDDMLINVSDSADYGMFAIGSSEPTAQSIILLERIAKSLKQIKGKIIIRGHTDARPFRNGKSDNWRLSTARAHMARFMLIRGGLDESRLLRVEGYADRALKHPDDPEADDNRRIEILVQPSKEAPQ, from the coding sequence ATGACTGATCTGGAACCAACAAACGAAAAAGAATTGATCATCATTCGTCGCCGCCCTGAGCTCGATATCGAGAAACCCCATAGCGGCGTCTGGAAGATCGCGCATGCCGACTTCATGACGGCAATGATGGCCTTTTTCATGGTCATGTGGCTGATTTCGAGCACGGATGATGCAGCCAAGAAGCATATTGCACGCTATTTCAACCCGGTGAAACTCTCTGCGATGACGTCCTTTCCAAGGGGATTGGATGATCCCGACCCGAAGGACATGAAAGTGGGGCCGGAAGCCACTCCCCCCAAGACGTCATCACAGCAGGATGATGGACGCTCGCTCTCCCAATCCGCGGTTCCGGCGGATGCCAATGGGCAGAACGGACAGCAGGGCGCGTCCCGTTCCCGCACGGAAGAGACCAGCAACAGGCCACTGCCGACCTACACGGAAGCTGAAATCTTTTCAGATCCTTACGGCGTTCTTGACCGCATTGCGATGAATGGCAAAGCCGCCGCAAGCCAATCAGACGACGATGACACATCCTCCCAGGTCCTTGCCCGCAATGATAGCCAGATCGAAGGCACCGGTGGTGAAGCGATGCGCGATCCGTTTGCACCTCTTTCCTGGCGCCTCAATCCCCTTTCTCTGGATGAGATGGACATGACGGAAGACGCCACATCTTCCAATTTCTCCATCGCAGGGATCGCAGGGCAGGAAGTCAATCAGACTCAATCAGAAACCGGAGAGAGCCTTCAGGCGGAGACTTCTGCCAGCGGTAGCGGCTCTTCAAATGTCGCCCCTTCAGAACCCGGCTTCGCCATGGCATCTGCCGCGTCAACCGCCGCATCCCAAAATGCGATGGATGAACAGAATGCAGGTACCCTGACCCCAGGGGGCCTCGCTGATGCAGACCAGAGCGAGGGCGACGCGCAGCAAGGCACCAAGCGCCAGCACACTGCCGTCAGCACGCAAAAATCAACCGGGCTCGCCTCAAGTGACGATGACAAAGCCACCATTGCTGAATCAGCAGCTGCAAGCGCTCTGGACAAACAGGTTGATGAATTCAGAACTATCCTGAAGGCAGCCCTCAATCTGGAACCGCGCCCGACCATCGGCGACGAACTGACCGTGACCACGAGCGGTGATGACATGCTCATCAATGTCTCGGACAGCGCAGATTATGGCATGTTTGCCATCGGATCTTCCGAGCCCACAGCGCAATCCATCATCCTGCTTGAGCGCATCGCCAAAAGCCTTAAGCAGATCAAGGGCAAGATCATCATTCGGGGTCATACCGATGCGCGCCCGTTCCGCAATGGCAAATCGGACAACTGGCGCCTCTCAACGGCCCGCGCCCATATGGCCCGCTTCATGCTGATCCGTGGCGGATTGGATGAAAGCCGCCTGCTGCGCGTGGAAGGCTATGCTGATCGCGCGTTGAAGCATCCCGATGATCCTGAAGCCGATGATAACCGCCGCATTGAAATTCTCGTGCAGCCGAGTAAGGAGGCACCGCAATGA
- a CDS encoding transglycosylase SLT domain-containing protein, whose product MRAAAASEGVPLGILYAVGLTETGRGLKLHPFALNIEGKTVMASSKRAALDAVRKARKNGKKLIDIGCMQINHHYHSDQFSSLDEMIDPHANVRYAAQFLKQLRARQGNWTMAVARYHAGPNNNPAQKRYVCAVIRNLVASKFGQWTTRSRAFCGR is encoded by the coding sequence ATGCGCGCTGCGGCCGCCAGCGAAGGGGTGCCACTTGGCATCCTTTATGCGGTCGGGCTAACCGAAACAGGGCGCGGCCTGAAACTGCACCCTTTTGCCCTCAATATCGAAGGCAAAACCGTCATGGCCTCCTCCAAAAGAGCAGCACTCGATGCCGTGCGAAAAGCCCGTAAAAACGGCAAAAAGCTGATTGATATCGGCTGCATGCAAATCAACCATCATTATCATTCTGACCAGTTTTCATCTCTTGATGAAATGATTGATCCCCACGCCAATGTGCGCTATGCGGCCCAGTTTTTAAAACAATTGCGTGCCCGTCAGGGAAACTGGACGATGGCGGTGGCCCGCTATCATGCCGGGCCGAACAACAATCCCGCTCAGAAGCGCTATGTCTGTGCCGTTATCCGCAATCTCGTAGCCAGCAAATTCGGACAGTGGACAACCAGGTCCCGTGCCTTCTGTGGCCGATAA
- a CDS encoding flagellar hook protein FlgE encodes MGLYGVMRSSVSGMNSQSSKLGTVSDNIINANTTGYKKAETEFKSVVTTQNTTSYNSGGVEALTTYDISTSGNIQYTTRVTDLAIDGSGFFVVSDSDGTPFLTRAGHFVPDSDGNLVNTAGYYLQGFDLSSGSPSVVANALTGLERVNINQSQLEANATTKGSMSGNLPANADIEVGPLPSANDGTISNINYTAKTSLVSYDDVGNEIQMDVYFTKTGTDTWEVSVFNNADSTDGGFPYTASVTTAHGNTYTNPLSTTTLNFNADGSFAATSPTDFSFHIPDHEPPTEDATISIAGMTQLAADFGVDDPSLNGNAPQNVESVEINPDGTLYMVYEDGSREPAYRIPIADVASEDNLNPMGGEVFTTTNESGDVQVGFPGDNGMGTLISSAIEGSNVDLAEELTNLIVAQRSFSADSKVFQTGSDLLSEVVNLAR; translated from the coding sequence ATGGGCCTTTACGGCGTAATGCGTTCTAGTGTTTCAGGCATGAACTCCCAGTCGAGCAAGCTTGGCACTGTATCTGATAATATTATCAATGCGAACACCACCGGCTACAAGAAGGCCGAAACCGAATTCAAGTCCGTCGTTACCACTCAGAACACCACATCCTATAATTCGGGTGGTGTGGAAGCGCTCACCACCTACGACATCTCCACATCTGGTAATATTCAATATACCACCAGAGTGACCGATCTGGCGATCGATGGCAGTGGCTTCTTTGTCGTGTCTGATTCCGACGGCACACCGTTCCTTACCCGTGCGGGCCATTTTGTTCCCGACTCGGATGGCAACCTCGTCAATACGGCAGGCTATTATCTGCAGGGCTTCGACCTCTCATCGGGTTCGCCTTCGGTTGTCGCCAACGCGCTCACCGGCCTTGAAAGGGTGAATATCAACCAATCTCAGCTGGAAGCCAACGCCACCACGAAAGGCTCCATGAGCGGCAACCTGCCAGCCAATGCAGACATTGAAGTCGGCCCTCTTCCGTCCGCCAACGATGGCACCATCTCCAACATCAACTATACCGCCAAGACGTCGCTGGTCTCCTACGATGATGTGGGCAACGAAATCCAGATGGATGTCTATTTCACCAAGACCGGCACAGACACCTGGGAAGTTTCCGTCTTCAACAATGCGGATTCCACCGATGGCGGCTTCCCCTATACTGCATCGGTTACCACCGCGCACGGCAATACCTATACCAACCCCTTGTCAACCACGACGCTGAACTTCAATGCGGATGGCTCCTTTGCAGCCACCTCGCCAACCGATTTCAGTTTTCATATCCCGGATCATGAACCACCCACTGAAGACGCCACCATCTCCATTGCTGGCATGACGCAGCTGGCTGCCGATTTCGGTGTCGATGATCCCTCTCTGAACGGTAACGCACCGCAGAATGTCGAGAGCGTTGAAATCAACCCCGACGGCACCCTCTATATGGTTTACGAGGATGGTTCGCGTGAGCCGGCCTATCGCATTCCGATTGCGGATGTTGCCAGTGAAGACAATCTGAACCCGATGGGTGGCGAGGTCTTTACCACAACAAACGAAAGTGGCGACGTGCAGGTTGGTTTCCCCGGAGACAATGGCATGGGCACTCTTATTTCGAGCGCCATTGAGGGATCCAACGTGGATCTGGCCGAGGAGCTGACCAACCTGATTGTTGCCCAACGGTCATTCTCCGCTGACTCCAAGGTATTCCAAACCGGATCAGATCTGCTCAGTGAGGTTGTCAACCTCGCTCGATAA
- a CDS encoding chemotaxis protein: MIKPATSAQSRSHRTRLMTSMLLACLCSVASLPSAAAQTADKAADQKKAIRVIKGVSTVPAKAPDRPANGTIIPHAVDASVDDMQPYLQVRVVQNLQAQTAKGSTQALKAQRKLIINLNQHFLELPARVWQNEQNARAAVIHLLSGGHPAVGHRLLSLDPPPAVDPALLKGALAYIEGRKNEAYSVFSTIDPLSLSPTLGGQIALVQAILALPDNLQDAQIAIDKARLLLPGSLVEEAALRRGVSVAAAENDTRLFQAYSLQYMRRFNNSIYNSDFRRRFAIAMRRFGESKAGASFAELDTVISEFDMDARRSLYLLLSYSSLIAGNVPLAQQAAKAALPLTLDGSQDQSRSHLYLAGSMIDADSIKLSLQHLWKVQRSNLTSRDQLLADKISQVINNIRAWPETKDPALAFTIRPSTVDKGEPGWQLETLTQGRQAIRQTDLFLSSSKQSSLR, translated from the coding sequence ATGATCAAGCCAGCCACATCAGCACAAAGCCGCAGCCATCGCACCCGTCTCATGACATCCATGCTACTGGCCTGTTTATGCTCCGTTGCAAGCCTGCCCAGTGCCGCCGCCCAGACAGCGGATAAGGCCGCCGATCAAAAGAAGGCCATTCGGGTCATCAAGGGGGTATCCACGGTACCCGCCAAGGCGCCCGATAGACCTGCAAATGGCACGATCATCCCCCATGCTGTCGATGCTTCCGTTGATGATATGCAGCCCTATCTGCAGGTGCGCGTGGTCCAGAATCTTCAAGCCCAGACGGCGAAAGGATCAACGCAGGCGCTCAAGGCCCAACGCAAACTGATCATCAATCTCAACCAGCACTTTCTTGAACTGCCTGCCCGGGTTTGGCAGAACGAACAGAATGCACGCGCAGCTGTCATTCATCTGCTCTCGGGTGGGCACCCTGCGGTGGGCCATCGGCTGTTGTCGCTCGACCCGCCACCAGCCGTTGATCCTGCGCTCCTAAAAGGGGCGCTGGCCTATATCGAAGGCAGAAAGAATGAAGCCTACTCTGTCTTTTCTACCATAGACCCGCTGTCTCTTTCGCCAACATTGGGGGGACAGATCGCGCTGGTTCAGGCCATCCTTGCCCTGCCGGACAATCTGCAGGACGCCCAGATTGCCATAGACAAGGCCCGCCTTCTGTTGCCCGGTTCCCTCGTTGAGGAAGCCGCCCTGCGTCGGGGCGTATCTGTTGCAGCGGCCGAGAATGATACCCGCCTGTTTCAAGCCTATTCGCTGCAATATATGCGACGGTTCAACAACTCGATCTATAATTCGGATTTCCGTCGGCGGTTTGCCATCGCCATGCGCCGCTTTGGCGAGAGCAAGGCAGGGGCCAGCTTTGCCGAACTTGATACGGTCATTTCCGAGTTCGACATGGATGCGCGACGCAGCCTCTATTTGTTGCTCTCCTATTCAAGCCTGATCGCAGGCAATGTGCCCCTTGCCCAGCAGGCGGCAAAGGCGGCGCTGCCGCTCACGCTAGACGGCTCGCAAGACCAGTCCCGCTCCCATCTCTATCTGGCAGGTTCGATGATTGATGCAGATAGCATCAAGCTTTCCCTACAGCATTTGTGGAAGGTGCAGCGCAGCAACCTCACCAGTCGGGACCAGCTTCTGGCAGACAAGATATCTCAGGTGATCAACAATATCCGCGCATGGCCCGAAACAAAGGATCCGGCGCTGGCTTTCACAATCAGGCCCTCAACTGTCGACAAGGGCGAACCGGGCTGGCAACTGGAAACACTGACCCAGGGCAGACAGGCCATTCGCCAGACTGATCTTTTCCTGTCCTCTTCCAAACAATCTTCTCTTAGGTGA